From Tripterygium wilfordii isolate XIE 37 chromosome 13, ASM1340144v1, whole genome shotgun sequence, the proteins below share one genomic window:
- the LOC120012941 gene encoding L-type lectin-domain containing receptor kinase IV.1-like, with product MLFRLQLALFLSLLFKFVSGEDVSFTFNGFRSANLSLDGIAQITSNGLLMLTNDTIQETGHAFYPNPITFKNSRYNPVFSFSTTFVFAIFTQFSNLGGHGFTFFIAPTPSLPGADSNSYLGLFNETNNGNTSNCIVAVEFDTITSNGFGDIDNNHVGIDINGLESEVAKTAGYYDDKTGRLINLTLTSAERMQVWVDYNGLNKQLNVTLAPVNVRKPRTPLLSLPRDLSPILNDVSYIGFSSSTGTLLAPRHFLLGWSFKLNGQAQDLNLNDLPRLPRIGAKQVSRFLTIGLPVILVTSVSVIVASVIYIIRRKRKFAEELEDWELDYGPHRFKYKDLYAATKGFRDKELLGSGGFGRVYRGVLQKSRVEIAVKRVSHESRQGMREFVAEIITIGRLRHRNLVTLLGYCRRKGELLLVYDFMPNGSLNKYIYDQPKVTLNWSQRFRVIKGVASGLFYLHEEWEQTVIHRDVKASNVLLDGELNARLGDFGLARLYDHGTDPQTTHIVGTLGYMAPEHTRSGKATKRTDVFSFGAFVLEVACGRRPIEPTKPQEEIILVDWVFSFWARGQVLEARDRILGINYVAEEVELVLKLGLICSQSDPGCRPSMGQVTQYLKGDAPLPDMSGIDIGRSLSGLEDFTESYPSYSYVAESVLSGGR from the coding sequence ATGCTTTTCAGGCTTCAACTTGCTCTGTTTCTATCTCTCTTGTTCAAATTTGTGTCTGGTGAAGATGTCAGCTTCACGTTCAATGGTTTCCGGTCTGCCAATTTAAGCCTTGATGGTATAGCCCAGATTACATCCAACGGTCTCTTGATGCTCACCAACGATACCATTCAAGAAACGGGTCATGCCTTTTACCCGAATCCAATAACTTTCAAGAACTCTAGATACAACCCTGTTTTCTCCTTCTCCACTACCTTTGTTTTCGCTATTTTCACTCAATTCTCAAATCTGGGGGGTCATGGGTTCACTTTTTTCATTGCACCAACACCGAGTCTCCCAGGTGCTGATTCAAACTCATACCTTGGCCTCTTCAATGAGACGAACAATGGGAACACGAGCAACTGCATTGTCGCTGTAGAGTTCGACACTATTACAAGCAATGGGTTCGGCGACATTGATAATAACCATGTTGGGATTGATATCAACGGTTTGGAATCCGAAGTAGCAAAAACAGCAGGATATTATGACGACAAAACAGGCCGTTTGATCAATTTGACACTTACTAGTGCAGAAAGGATGCAAGTTTGGGTGGATTATAATGGTTTGAACAAGCAACTCAACGTCACTTTAGCTCCAGTCAATGTTCGGAAACCCAGAACTCCATTATTGTCTCTTCCTCGAGATTTGTCACCAATCTTAAACGACGTCTCCTACATTGGTTTCTCGTCATCCACGGGAACGTTATTGGCACCAAGACATTTTCTTCTGGGTTGGAGCTTTAAATTAAATGGCCAAGCCCAGGATCTCAATCTAAATGACCTCCCAAGGCTTCCTCGTATTGGAGCTAAGCAAGTATCCAGGTTTTTGACGATTGGGTTGCCTGTGATTTTAGTTACTTCAGTTTCAGTAATAGTTGCCAGTGTGATTTATATAATACGAAGAAAGAGGAAGTTTGCCGAGGAGCTTGAAGACTGGGAACTTGACTATGGGCCTCACAGATTCAAATACAAAGATCTTTATGCCGCTACGAAGGGATTCAGAGACAAAGAATTACTGGGTTCTGGGGGGTTTGGAAGAGTCTATAGAGGTGTATTACAAAAATCAAGAGTTGAGATTGCTGTGAAGAGGGTCTCACATGAATCTAGACAGGGTATGAGAGAATTTGTGGCGGAGATTATTACTATTGGTCGGCTTCGCCACCGGAACTTAGTTACCCTCTTGGGGTACTGCCGGCGTAAAGGAGAGCTCCTTCTAGTCTACGATTTCATGCCTAATGGAAGCTTAAACAAGTACATCTATGACCAACCAAAAGTGACTCTCAACTGGAGCCAGAGATTTCGAGTCATCAAAGGCGTAGCCTCTGGCCTTTTCTATCTCCACGAAGAGTGGGAGCAGACTGTGATTCACAGAGATGTCAAGGCCAGTAATGTGTTATTAGATGGTGAATTGAATGCAAGGTTAGGAGATTTTGGCCTTGCAAGATTATACGATCATGGAACCGATCCGCAGACGACTCACATTGTCGGAACTCTTGGTTATATGGCACCAGAACATACTCGATCCGGAAAGGCCACGAAGAGGACAGATGTGTTTTCTTTTGGGGCATTTGTACTTGAAGTTGCTTGTGGAAGAAGACCAATTGAGCCAACGAAACCTCAAGAAGAAATAATATTGGTCGACTGGGTGTTCTCGTTTTGGGCTAGAGGACAGGTTCTTGAGGCCAGGGATCGAATTCTGGGTATAAACTATGTAGCAGAGGAAGTTGAATTGGTGTTAAAACTTGGGTTGATATGTTCGCAATCAGACCCAGGTTGCAGACCAAGCATGGGCCAAGTTACTCAGTATTTGAAAGGAGATGCTCCTTTGCCTGATATGTCAGGTATTGATATTGGCCGTTCTTTAAGTGGTTTGGAGGATTTCACAGAGTCATATCCTTCATATTCATATGTTGCAGAGTCCGTCCTTTCGGGAGGGCGatga
- the LOC120012942 gene encoding thaumatin-like protein encodes MPTSLVISSLLLYLLASLSITEGEQLIIVNNCKESIWPGILGGAGQPTPKNGGFHLGGSEEVVLDLPQKWSGRLWGRQGCSFDAKGKGSCDTGDCSGLLHCQGTGGAPPATVVEMTLGSSTSPLHFYDVSLVDGFNLPVSMKPVGGGIGCGIASCEVDLNVCCPSTLEVKKGDKVVGCKSACLAMQSAKYCCTGEYANPKTCKPTLFANLFKAICPKAYSYAFDDSSSLNKCRASRYVITFCPPK; translated from the exons ATGCCCACTTCTCTAGTCATCTCCTCTCTGCTTCTCTATCTACTAGCCTCTCTCTCCATTACAGAGGGGGAACAACTTATAATAGTAAACAATTGCAAAGAAAGCATATGGCCTGGGATACTCGGAGGTGCAGGCCAGCCCACACCTAAAAATGGCGGTTTCCACCTTGGAGGAAGCGAGGAAGTAGTCCTTGATTTGCCGCAGAAGTGGTCAGGGAGGTTGTGGGGAAGGCAAGGATGTTCTTTTGATGCTAAGGGGAAAGGATCATGTGATACGGGAGACTGCTCGGGCCTACTTCACTGCCAAGGCACAGGCGGTGCACCTCCAGCAACAGTGGTAGAAATGACTCTTGGATCATCGACCTCGCCTTTACATTTCTATGATGTGAGCTTGGTTGATGGCTTCAATTTGCCAGTCTCGATGAAACCTGTTGGTGGAGGAATTGGGTGTGGAATTGCATCGTGTGAAGTTGATCTGAATGTTTGCTGCCCATCCACATTGGAAGTGAAGAAAGGCGACAAGGTGGTTGGTTGCAAGAGTGCTTGCTtg GCAATGCAATCTGCTAAGTATTGCTGTACTGGGGAATACGCAAACCCCAAAACTTGCAAACCAACTCTCTTTGCCAATCTCTTCAAGGCAATATGCCCAAAGGCCTACAGTTATGCCTTTGATGACTCTTCTAGTCTCAACAAATGCAGGGCTTCACGCTATGTTATTACTTTCTGCCCTCCCAAATGA
- the LOC120012940 gene encoding L-type lectin-domain containing receptor kinase IV.1-like, with translation MLFRLQLALFLSLLLKFVSGEDVSFTFNGFRSANLSLDGIAQITSNGLLMLTNDTQQGIGHAFYPNPITFKNSESDPILSFSTTFVFAIFPELPNRGGHGFTFLIAPKPSLPGAQSTVYLGLFNETNNGNTSNHVVAVEFDTVLSNEFDDINNNHAGIDINSLKSEVAEPAAYYDDKTGRLINLTLTSAKRMQVWVDYNGLNKQLNVTLAPVNVKKPKTPLLSLSQDLSPILNDVSYIGFSSSTGTTLATRHFILGWSFKLNGQAQDLNLNDLPRLPRIGAKQVSRFLTIGLPVILVTSVSVIIASVIYIIRRKRKFAEELEDWELDYGPHRFQYKDLYVATKAFKDKELLGSGGFGRVYRGVLQKSRVEIAVKRISHESRQGMREFVAEIITIGRLRHRNLVTLLGYCRRKGELLLVYDFMPNGSLDKYLYDQPKVTLNWSQRFRVIKGVASGLFYLHEEWEQTVIHRDVKASNVLLDGELNARLGDFGLARLYDHGTDPQTTHIVGTLGYMAPEHTRFGKATKRTDVFAFGAFVLEVTCGRRPIEPRKPKEEILLVDWVFSFWSRGELLEARDRSLGVDYVAEEVELVLKLGLICSQSDPSCRPSMGQVVQYLNGDAPLPDISSIDIGSSLSGLEDFTESYPSYSYVPESLLSGGR, from the coding sequence ATGCTTTTCAGGCTTCAACTTGCTCTGTTTCTATCTCTCTTGTTGAAATTTGTGTCTGGTGAAGATGTCAGCTTCACCTTCAATGGTTTCCGATCGGCCAATTTAAGCCTTGATGGTATAGCCCAGATTACATCCAACGGCCTTTTGATGCTCACCAACGATACCCAACAAGGAATTGGTCATGCCTTTTACCCGAATCCAATAACTTTCAAGAACTCTGAATCCGACCCCATTTTATCCTTCTCCACTACCTTTGTTTTCGCTATTTTCCCTGAACTCCCAAATCGTGGGGGTCATGGGTTTACTTTTCTCATTGCACCAAAACCGAGTCTCCCAGGAGCTCAGTCGACCGTATACCTTGGCCTCTTCAATGAGACAAACAATGGGAACACGAGCAACCATGTTGTCGCGGTGGAGTTTGACACTGTTCTAAGCAATGAGTTCGACGACATTAATAATAACCATGCTGGGATTGATATCAACAGTTTGAAATCCGAAGTAGCAGAACCAGCAGCATATTATGACGATAAAACAGGCCGTTTGATCAATTTGACACTTACTAGTGCTAAAAGGATGCAAGTTTGGGTGGATTATAATGGCTTGAACAAGCAACTCAATGTCACTTTAGCTCCAGTCAATGTTAagaaacccaaaactccatTGTTGTCTCTTTCTCAAGATTTGTCACCAATCTTAAACGACGTCTCCTACATTGGTTTCTCATCATCCACGGGAACGACCTTGGCAACAAGACATTTTATTCTGGGTTGGAGCTTTAAATTGAATGGTCAAGCCCAGGATCTCAATCTAAATGACCTCCCCAGGCTTCCTCGTATTGGAGCTAAGCAAGTATCCAGGTTTTTGACGATTGGGTTGCCTGTGATTTTAGTTACTTCAGTTTCAGTAATAATTGCCAGTGTGATTTATATAATACGAAGAAAGAGGAAGTTTGCAGAGGAGCTTGAAGACTGGGAGCTTGACTATGGGCCTCACAGATTCCAATACAAAGATCTTTATGTTGCTACGAAGGCATTCAAAGACAAAGAACTACTTGGTTCTGGGGGGTTTGGAAGAGTCTATAGAGGTGTATTACAAAAATCAAGAGTTGAGATTGCTGTGAAGAGGATCTCACATGAATCCAGACAGGGTATGAGAGAATTTGTGGCGGAGATTATTACTATTGGTCGGCTTCGCCATCGGAACTTAGTTACCCTCTTGGGGTACTGCCGGCGTAAAGGAGAGCTCCTTCTGGTGTACGACTTCATGCCTAATGGAAGCTTAGACAAGTACCTCTATGACCAACCAAAAGTGACTCTCAACTGGAGCCAGAGATTTCGAGTCATCAAAGGCGTAGCCTCTGGCCTTTTCTATCTCCACGAAGAGTGGGAGCAGACTGTGATTCACAGAGATGTCAAGGCCAGTAATGTGTTATTAGATGGTGAATTGAATGCAAGGTTAGGAGATTTTGGCCTTGCAAGATTATATGATCATGGAACTGACCCTCAAACAACTCATATTGTCGGAACTCTCGGTTATATGGCACCAGAACATACTCGATTCGGAAAGGCCACAAAGAGGACCGATGTGTTTGCTTTTGGGGCATTTGTACTTGAAGTTACTTGTGGAAGAAGACCAATTGAGCCAAGAAAACCTAAAGAAGAAATATTATTAGTTGATTGGGTTTTCTCGTTTTGGTCTAGAGGAGAACTTCTTGAGGCCAGGGATCGAAGTCTGGGCGTAGATTATGTGGCAGAGGAAGTTGAATTGGTCTTGAAACTTGGGTTGATATGTTCGCAGTCAGACCCAAGCTGCAGGCCAAGCATGGGCCAAGTTGTTCAGTATTTGAATGGAGATGCTCCTTTGCCTGATATATCAAGTATTGATATTGGCAGTTCTTTAAGTGGTTTGGAGGATTTCACAGAGTCATATCCTTCATATTCATATGTTCCAGAGTCCCTCCTTTCTGGAGGGCGATGA
- the LOC120012871 gene encoding E3 ubiquitin-protein ligase RDUF2-like, whose product MDPMRSSHWCYGCSRFVTILGHDAVMCPNCGGGFVEETGTTPSRSPTPYVSSPRPRRNRLNGGDRSPFNPVIVLRGPPDGGGGNDGIAAPERGNFELFYDEGAGSGLRPLPAGMSEFLMGSGFDRLLDQLSQLEFNGVGRFEQPPASKAAIESLPIVKIVAGHVNAETHCAVCREPFELNTDAREMPCKHIYHSDCILPWLSIRNSCPLCRQELPSENHTSGTNSPAGEEETVGLTIWRLPGGGFAVGRFTGGIRAAERELPVVFTEMDGGFNAGAAVGGGAGVPRRILSAPSGRRSRGSSRLRSAFRSFFSVFRRREVFSQQRSVANAALE is encoded by the coding sequence ATGGATCCAATGAGATCGTCGCACTGGTGCTATGGTTGCAGTCGGTTCGTTACGATTCTGGGTCATGATGCGGTCATGTGCCCTAATTGCGGCGGCGGATTCGTCGAAGAAACCGGCACCACACCTTCTCGATCTCCGACTCCATACGTATCGAGCCCCCGACCCCGTCGAAACAGACTCAATGGCGGAGATCGGTCACCTTTCAACCCCGTCATCGTCCTAAGGGGACCTCCCGACGGCGGGGGCGGAAATGATGGTATTGCGGCGCCTGAGAGAGGTAACTTCGAGCTCTTTTACGATGAAGGTGCAGGGTCGGGTCTTCGGCCGCTCCCCGCCGGTATGTCCGAATTCTTGATGGGGTCGGGGTTCGATCGGCTGCTTGATCAATTGTCGCAATTGGAGTTTAACGGTGTTGGTAGATTTGAGCAACCTCCGGCTTCGAAGGCTGCAATAGAGTCTTTGCCTATTGTGAAGATCGTTGCTGGCCATGTTAACGCTGAAACGCACTGCGCTGTTTGTAGAGAACCATTTGAGCTGAACACTGATGCGCGGGAGATGCCTTGTAAGCATATTTACCACTCCGATTGTATTCTCCCTTGGTTGTCGATCCGCAATTCGTGCCCACTTTGTCGACAGGAATTACCATCGGAGAACCATACAAGCGGGACGAATTCGCCTGctggagaagaagaaacagtAGGGCTGACGATATGGAGACTCCCAGGGGGTGGATTCGCTGTGGGCAGGTTTACTGGTGGGATAAGAGCTGCCGAGAGGGAGCTTCCGGTTGTTTTTACGGAGATGGATGGTGGATTTAATGCTGGTGCTGCTGTTGGTGGAGGAGCTGGTGTTCCAAGAAGAATTCTGTCGGCGCCAAGCGGGAGGAGATCGCGGGGAAGTAGTAGATTGCGTAGTGCTTTTCGCAGTTTCTTTTCCGTCTTTAGGAGAAGGGAGGTTTTTTCTCAGCAAAGAAGTGTGGCTAATGCGGCCTTGGAATAG
- the LOC120012938 gene encoding L-type lectin-domain containing receptor kinase IV.1-like isoform X1 produces the protein MLSRPQLALFLSLLFKLVSGEDVSFTYNGFRSVNLSLDGMAQIASNGLLILTNRTDQSTGHAFYPNPITFKNSKNDPVFSFSTTFVFAILPDLPDLAGPGFAFVIAPTRGLPGSETTAYLGLFNGTNNGNASNHVVAVEFDTFLHKRVGDIDGNHVGIDINSVNSVKEETAAYFDQETGRFINFSMISAKKIQVWVDYNGLNRQLNVTIAPINLGKPKQPLLSLSCDLSPILNDISYIGFAASTFSVVSPRHVILGWSFKLNGQAQDLDQSKLPKLPRIGGKKVSKFLTIGLPLILISLVSVAISGVVYVIRRKRKFAEELEEWELDYGPHRFKFKDLYVATKGFRDDGLLGAGGFGSVYRGVLEKTKIEIAVKRVSHESRQGIREFVSEIVSIGRLRHRNLVTLLGYCRRKGELLLVYDFMPNGSLDKYLYDQPKLTLNWSQRFRVIKGVASGLFYLHEEWEQTVIHRDVKASNVLLDGEMNARLGDFGLARLYDHGSAPQTTHIVGTLGYMAPEHTRTGKATTSTDVFGFGAFLLEVACGRRPIEPRAPKEELILVDWVFSFLARGELLEARDRSLDINNVAEEVELVLKLGLICSQSDPDCRPSMGQVVQYLKGDAPVPDMSSIGLSLSGLGFANKQGFDEFHGSYPSSSSIGKPSTTSYSYVAESLLSGGR, from the coding sequence ATGCTTTCCAGGCCACAACttgctctgtttctctctctcttgttcaaATTAGTATCTGGTGAAGATGTTAGTTTCACCTACAATGGCTTCCGCTCCGTCAACTTAAGCCTTGATGGTATGGCCCAGATTGCATCCAACGGCCTTTTGATCCTCACCAACCGTACCGATCAATCAACGGGTCATGCCTTTTACCCGAATCCAATAACTTTCAAAAACTCCAAAAACGACCCAGTTTTCTCCTTCTCCACTACCTTTGTTTTCGCTATTCTTCCCGACTTGCCAGATCTGGCGGGTCCTGGGTTTGCTTTTGTCATTGCGCCTACACGGGGTCTCCCAGGATCTGAGACAACTGCATACCTTGGCCTCTTCAATGGGACAAACAATGGGAACGCGAGCAACCATGTTGTCGCTGTAGAGTTTGACACGTTTTTGCACAAACGGGTCGGCGACATTGATGGAAATCATGTTGGGATTGATATCAACAGTGTGAACTCCGTAAAAGAAGAAACAGCAGCATATTTTGACCAGGAAACAGGTCGTTTCATCAATTTTAGCATGATTAGTGCTAAAAAGATTCAAGTTTGGGTGGATTATAATGGCTTGAACAGACAACTCAATGTCACTATAGCTCCAATCAATTTGGGGAAACCAAAACAACCATTGTTGTCTCTGTCTTGCGATTTGTCACCAATCTTGAACGACATCTCGTACATAGGTTTCGCGGCATCTACTTTTTCAGTCGTGTCACCAAGACATGTTATCCTAGGTTGGAGCTTTAAATTGAATGGTCAAGCCCAAGACCTCGATCAATCTAAGCTCCCAAAGCTTCCTCGGATTGGGGGTAAGAAAGTATCCAAGTTTTTGACAATTGGGTTGCCTTTGATTTTAATTAGTTTGGTTTCAGTAGCAATATCGGGTGTGGTGTATGTCATAAGAAGGAAGAGGAAGTTTGCAGAGGAGCTTGAAGAATGGGAGCTTGACTATGGGCCTCAcagattcaaattcaaagacCTTTATGTGGCTACAAAAGGTTTTAGGGACGATGGATTACTGGGTGCTGGGGGATTTGGCAGTGTCTATAGAGGTGTattagaaaaaacaaaaattgagattGCTGTGAAGAGGGTCTCACACGAATCAAGACAAGGTATTCGAGAATTTGTCTCAGAGATTGTTAGTATCGGTCGACTTCGCCATCGAAATTTAGTTACCCTTTTGGGGTACTGCCGGCGTAAAGGAGAGCTTCTTCTAGTGTATGATTTCATGCCTAATGGAAGCTTAGACAAGTACCTCTATGACCAACCAAAATTGACTCTCAACTGGAGCCAGAGATTCCGAGTCATCAAAGGCGTAGCGTCTGGCCTTTTCTATCTCCACGAGGAGTGGGAGCAGACGGTGATTCACAGAGATGTCAAGGCCAGTAATGTGTTATTAGATGGTGAAATGAATGCAAGGTTAGGAGATTTTGGCCTTGCAAGATTATACGATCATGGATCTGCCCCTCAAACAACTCACATTGTCGGAACTCTTGGTTATATGGCACCAGAACATACTCGAACCGGAAAGGCCACAACGAGCACCGACGTGTTTGGTTTTGGGGCGTTTTTACTTGAAGTTGCTTGTGGAAGAAGACCAATTGAGCCAAGAGCACCTAAAGAAGAACTAATATTGGTTGATTGGGTGTTCTCATTTTTGGCTAGAGGAGAACTTCTGGAGGCCAGGGATCGAAGTCTGGACATAAATAATGTAGCAGAGGAAGTTGAATTGGTATTAAAACTTGGGTTGATATGCTCGCAATCAGACCCAGATTGCAGGCCAAGCATGGGCCAAGTAGTGCAGTACCTGAAAGGAGATGCTCCCGTGCCTGATATGTCAAGTATTGGCCTTTCTTTAAGTGGTTTGGGATTTGCAAATAAGCAAGGTTTCGATGAGTTTCACGGGTCGTATCCGTCGTCTTCTTCAATTGGTAAACCATCCACAACTTCATATTCTTATGTTGCAGAGTCCCTCCTTTCAGGGGGGCGATGA
- the LOC120012938 gene encoding L-type lectin-domain containing receptor kinase IV.1-like isoform X2: protein MLSRPQLALFLSLLFKLVSGEDVSFTYNGFRSVNLSLDGMAQIASNGLLILTNRTDQSTGHAFYPNPITFKNSKNDPVFSFSTTFVFAILPDLPDLAGPGFAFVIAPTRGLPGSETTAYLGLFNGTNNGNASNHVVAVEFDTFLHKRVGDIDGNHVGIDINSVNSVKEETAAYFDQETGRFINFSMISAKKIQVWVDYNGLNRQLNVTIAPINLGKPKQPLLSLSCDLSPILNDISYIGFAASTFSVVSPRHVILGWSFKLNGQAQDLDQSKLPKLPRIGGKKVSKFLTIGLPLILISLVSVAISGVVYVIRRKRKFAEELEEWELEDWELDYGPHRFKYKDLYVATKGFRDEELLGIGGFGRVYRGVLKKSRIEIAVKRVSHESRQGMKEFVAEIITIGRLRHRNLVTLLGYCRRKGELLLVYDFMPNGSLDKYLYNQPKVTLNWSQRFRVIKGVASGLFYLHEEWEQTVIHRDVKASNVLLDGELNARLGDFGLARLYDHGTDPQTTHIVGTLGYMAPEHTRSGKATKRTDVFSFGAFILEVACGRRPIEPRKPTEEIILVDWVFSFWARGQVLEARDPILGINYVAEEVELVLKLGLICSQSDPGCRPSMGQVVQYLKGDAPLPDMSSIDVGRSSSGSEDFRESCPSYSYVAESLLSGGR, encoded by the exons ATGCTTTCCAGGCCACAACttgctctgtttctctctctcttgttcaaATTAGTATCTGGTGAAGATGTTAGTTTCACCTACAATGGCTTCCGCTCCGTCAACTTAAGCCTTGATGGTATGGCCCAGATTGCATCCAACGGCCTTTTGATCCTCACCAACCGTACCGATCAATCAACGGGTCATGCCTTTTACCCGAATCCAATAACTTTCAAAAACTCCAAAAACGACCCAGTTTTCTCCTTCTCCACTACCTTTGTTTTCGCTATTCTTCCCGACTTGCCAGATCTGGCGGGTCCTGGGTTTGCTTTTGTCATTGCGCCTACACGGGGTCTCCCAGGATCTGAGACAACTGCATACCTTGGCCTCTTCAATGGGACAAACAATGGGAACGCGAGCAACCATGTTGTCGCTGTAGAGTTTGACACGTTTTTGCACAAACGGGTCGGCGACATTGATGGAAATCATGTTGGGATTGATATCAACAGTGTGAACTCCGTAAAAGAAGAAACAGCAGCATATTTTGACCAGGAAACAGGTCGTTTCATCAATTTTAGCATGATTAGTGCTAAAAAGATTCAAGTTTGGGTGGATTATAATGGCTTGAACAGACAACTCAATGTCACTATAGCTCCAATCAATTTGGGGAAACCAAAACAACCATTGTTGTCTCTGTCTTGCGATTTGTCACCAATCTTGAACGACATCTCGTACATAGGTTTCGCGGCATCTACTTTTTCAGTCGTGTCACCAAGACATGTTATCCTAGGTTGGAGCTTTAAATTGAATGGTCAAGCCCAAGACCTCGATCAATCTAAGCTCCCAAAGCTTCCTCGGATTGGGGGTAAGAAAGTATCCAAGTTTTTGACAATTGGGTTGCCTTTGATTTTAATTAGTTTGGTTTCAGTAGCAATATCGGGTGTGGTGTATGTCATAAGAAGGAAGAGGAAGTTTGCAGAGGAGCTTGAAGAATGG GAGCTTGAAGACTGGGAGCTTGACTATGGGCCTCACAGATTCAAATACAAAGATCTTTATGTCGCCACGAAGGGATTCAGAGACGAAGAATTACTTGGTATTGGGGGGTTTGGAAGAGTCTATAGAGgtgtattaaaaaaatcaagaatCGAGATTGCTGTGAAGAGGGTCTCACACGAATCCAGACAGGGTATGAAAGAATTTGTGGCGGAGATTATTACTATCGGTAGGCTTCGCCACCGGAACTTAGTTACCCTCTTGGGGTACTGCCGGCGTAAAGGAGAGCTCCTTCTAGTGTATGATTTCATGCCTAATGGAAGCTTAGACAAGTACCTCTACAATCAACCAAAAGTGACTCTCAACTGGAGCCAGAGATTTCGAGTCATCAAAGGCGTAGCCTCTGGCCTTTTCTATCTCCACGAGGAGTGGGAGCAAACTGTGATTCACAGAGATGTCAAGGCTAGTAATGTGTTATTAGATGGTGAATTGAATGCAAGGTTAGGAGATTTTGGCCTTGCAAGATTATACGATCATGGAACCGATCCTCAGACGACTCACATTGTCGGAACTCTTGGTTATATGGCACCAGAACATACTCGATCCGGAAAGGCCACGAAGAGGACAGATGTGTTCTCTTTTGGGGCATTTATACTTGAAGTTGCTTGTGGAAGAAGACCAATTGAGCCAAGAAAACCTACAGAAGAAATAATATTGGTCGACTGGGTGTTCTCATTTTGGGCTAGAGGACAGGTTCTTGAGGCCAGGGATCCAATTCTGGGCATAAACTATGTAGCAGAGGAAGTTGAATTGGTATTAAAACTTGGGTTGATATGTTCGCAATCAGACCCAGGTTGCAGACCAAGCATGGGCCAAGTTGTTCAGTATTTGAAAGGAGATGCACCTTTGCCTGATATGTCTAGTATTGATGTTGGCCGTTCTTCAAGTGGTTCGGAGGATTTCCGAGAGTCATGTCCTTCATATTCATATGTTGCAGAGTCCCTCCTTTCAGGAGGGCgatga